A genomic segment from Salvia splendens isolate huo1 chromosome 13, SspV2, whole genome shotgun sequence encodes:
- the LOC121760532 gene encoding B3 domain-containing protein At2g24670-like yields the protein MSTTEVSKATNSTYSPPPRSAQSKLAPPRSIRQNSPHQEHDRPLPPQLPEEFRRAIEEMARGKELTAPATLVIQKELFRTDVSKNHNRLSIPASQISDGFLTEEERRRLRARRKGRVDVRVVDLRR from the exons ATGTCTACAACTGAAGTTTCA AAGGCCACAAATTCGACGTACTCGCCGCCGCCGCGCAGCGCGCAATCCAAATTAGCGCCGCCGAGGAGTATAAGGCAAAATTCGCCGCATCAGGAACATGATCGGCCGCTGCCGCCGCAGCTGCCGGAGGAATTCAGGAGGGCGATCGAGGAGATGGCGCGCGGGAAGGAGCTGACGGCGCCGGCGACGCTGGTGATTCAGAAGGAGCTGTTCCGCACCGACGTGAGCAAAAACCACAACCGCCTCTCGATCCCGGCGAGCCAGATCAGCGACGGCTTCCTGACGGAGGAGGAGCGGCGCCGCCTCAGGGCGAGGAGGAAGGGCCGCGTGGACGTGAGGGTCGTGGATCTGCGTCGGTGA
- the LOC121760141 gene encoding uncharacterized protein LOC121760141 isoform X2 has product MNGRLWNFSKVTSLLLLTAMKQIRWRCASQTQFTRLKTLSNLTLWIKLFLPPLKIKGIRLESSIAFEAQRRPKMMVGEYWKHEVLENS; this is encoded by the exons ATGAATGGTCGCCTCTG GAATTTCTCGAAGGTTACAAGTCTCCTTTTGCTGACGGCGATGAAGCAGATCCGCTGGAGATGCGCATCGCAGACGCAGTTTACACGGCTGAAGACGCTATCGAATCTCACATTGTGGATCAAACTCTTTCTGCCGCCTCTGAAGATAAAAGGGATCCGCTTGGAATCTTCAATTGCTTTCGAGGCCCAAAGGAGACCCAAAATGATG GTTGGGGAATACTGGAAACATGAAGTACTTGAAAATTCATGA
- the LOC121760141 gene encoding uncharacterized protein LOC121760141 isoform X1, with translation MQIFDQIELHPSPPISLDNMQVESLTQIVAFLQEFLEGYKSPFADGDEADPLEMRIADAVYTAEDAIESHIVDQTLSAASEDKRDPLGIFNCFRGPKETQNDGWGILET, from the exons ATGCAGATTTTCGATCAGATCGAGCTTCATCCTTCCCCGCCAATTTCACTGGACAATATGCAAGTTGAATCTCTGACTCAAATTGTTGCATTCCTGCAGGAATTTCTCGAAGGTTACAAGTCTCCTTTTGCTGACGGCGATGAAGCAGATCCGCTGGAGATGCGCATCGCAGACGCAGTTTACACGGCTGAAGACGCTATCGAATCTCACATTGTGGATCAAACTCTTTCTGCCGCCTCTGAAGATAAAAGGGATCCGCTTGGAATCTTCAATTGCTTTCGAGGCCCAAAGGAGACCCAAAATGATG GTTGGGGAATACTGGAAACATGA